A genomic segment from Cyanobium sp. NIES-981 encodes:
- a CDS encoding CPBP family intramembrane glutamic endopeptidase translates to MNVRGPRPPAWKTLLALLSLSLSALLWVNALLQSLEEPTVVGALDRRQLELTALAAPAVPARLRELLTGAEPLEALRDSLAEQLADSDGPGQPEELLQLALLQSQAGESAGAAQLWRRLQQQIPPEQRALVGALERAEPLAPELLQTLQQPWLLSPLNERLVCERLSAAPGPCGGGSEARRALWRLLGVSWVPGVLLLVGLGLLLRQAWIRIRGLAPSPPPLQGPPLDLVDVTLLIAGGFVLLGELSVPLLLAPAVQALLRPLAQEPALQQGLQVLLLYLALMAAPLAILWGQLRTSPAAAPAAGWLQWRWTPLGTSVQLALQQVLMLLPAVALVGWLTSQLFGNQGGSNPLLELVLTTDQPLALGCFALTAVVLAPLFEETLFRGVLLPVLGQRWGGSTAVVVSAGVFAAAHLSLNELAPLLVLGLGLGWLRLQGGRLGSCTLVHALWNGFTFTNLLLLAG, encoded by the coding sequence TTGAACGTCCGTGGCCCCAGACCCCCAGCCTGGAAAACCCTCCTGGCCCTGCTCAGCCTGTCGCTCAGTGCCCTGCTCTGGGTGAACGCCCTGCTGCAGAGTCTGGAGGAGCCCACGGTGGTGGGGGCGCTGGACCGGCGGCAGCTGGAGCTCACCGCCCTGGCCGCTCCGGCCGTCCCGGCAAGGCTGCGCGAGTTGCTCACCGGCGCCGAGCCCCTGGAGGCCTTGCGGGACTCCCTCGCCGAGCAGCTGGCCGACAGCGACGGACCCGGCCAGCCGGAGGAGCTGCTGCAGCTGGCACTGCTGCAGAGCCAGGCCGGGGAGTCTGCAGGCGCCGCCCAGCTCTGGCGGCGCCTGCAGCAGCAGATCCCACCCGAGCAACGGGCTTTGGTGGGCGCCCTGGAGCGGGCGGAACCGCTCGCCCCGGAGCTGCTGCAGACCCTGCAACAGCCCTGGTTGCTCAGCCCCTTGAACGAACGCCTGGTGTGTGAGCGCCTGAGCGCGGCACCGGGCCCCTGTGGCGGCGGGAGCGAAGCCCGCCGTGCTCTGTGGCGTTTGCTCGGGGTGAGCTGGGTGCCCGGGGTGCTGCTGCTGGTGGGCCTCGGGCTGCTGTTGCGGCAGGCCTGGATCCGGATCCGGGGGCTGGCCCCCAGCCCTCCCCCGCTGCAGGGTCCCCCCCTCGATCTGGTGGATGTGACCCTGCTGATCGCCGGGGGCTTCGTGCTACTCGGCGAGCTCAGCGTGCCCCTACTGCTGGCCCCGGCGGTGCAGGCGCTGCTTCGCCCACTGGCCCAGGAGCCGGCCCTGCAGCAGGGGTTGCAGGTGCTGCTGCTCTACCTGGCCCTGATGGCCGCCCCCCTGGCGATCCTCTGGGGCCAGCTGCGCACCAGCCCCGCCGCCGCCCCCGCCGCCGGATGGCTGCAATGGCGCTGGACGCCGCTGGGCACCAGCGTGCAGCTCGCCCTCCAGCAGGTGCTGATGTTGCTGCCCGCCGTGGCCCTGGTGGGCTGGCTCACCAGCCAGCTGTTCGGCAATCAGGGGGGCAGCAACCCACTGCTGGAGCTGGTGCTGACCACCGATCAGCCGCTGGCGCTCGGCTGTTTCGCCCTCACCGCCGTGGTGCTGGCGCCCCTGTTCGAGGAGACCCTCTTCCGCGGGGTGCTGCTGCCGGTGCTGGGCCAGCGCTGGGGGGGGAGCACGGCCGTGGTGGTGAGTGCCGGGGTGTTCGCTGCGGCCCATCTCAGCCTGAATGAACTGGCACCGCTGCTGGTGCTCGGCCTGGGTCTGGGCTGGCTGCGCCTGCAGGGTGGACGGCTGGGGAGCTGCACCCTGGTGCATGCCCTGTGGAACGGCTTCACCTTCACCAATCTGTTGTTGCTGGCGGGGTGA
- a CDS encoding histidine phosphatase family protein — translation MALRIVLVRHGLSSFNVERRIQGRDDLSTLTPDGELQAQAAGKALAGIGFEAAYTSPLRRASDTAAHLLAAQGHNLTAEPVEDLVEIDLAPWSGLLRQDLRERFPDQERQWREAPHGLTLQRPDGSTYRPLPELMEQAGRFQALLLERHAAALAGPPAGQQPGTTVLVVAHNAILRCLVLRLLGLDATEFRRLRIDNGSISVLNLSGGAGDSIAVQLESLNGTAHLGEPLPAKGPCPRLLLVRHGETDWNRQGRFQGQIDIPLNANGRAQAEAAGAFLGLVSIQRAYSSVMARPRQTAEAILALHPGVPLTTTTGLVEIGHGLWEGRLEDEIEAGWPQLLADWKREPHTVQMPEGETLQQVWDRSVATWSTIVRSLAAEETAMVVAHDAVNKTILCALLGLQPADIWTIKQGNGGVTVIDYPFGIEGIPVVTALNLTPHLGGVLDRTAAGAL, via the coding sequence GTGGCCCTTCGGATCGTGTTGGTGCGCCACGGGCTGAGCAGCTTCAACGTGGAGCGGCGGATCCAGGGCCGCGACGATCTCTCCACCCTCACCCCGGACGGCGAGCTGCAGGCCCAGGCGGCGGGCAAGGCCCTGGCTGGAATCGGCTTCGAGGCCGCCTACACCTCGCCGTTGCGCCGAGCCAGCGATACGGCGGCCCACCTGTTGGCCGCCCAGGGCCACAACCTCACCGCCGAGCCCGTGGAGGATCTGGTGGAGATCGATCTGGCTCCCTGGAGCGGCCTGCTGCGGCAGGATCTGCGGGAGCGTTTTCCGGATCAGGAGCGCCAGTGGCGTGAGGCGCCCCACGGCCTCACGCTGCAGCGGCCGGACGGCAGCACCTACCGCCCCCTGCCGGAGCTGATGGAGCAGGCGGGCCGGTTCCAGGCCCTGCTTCTTGAGCGCCATGCGGCGGCGCTGGCCGGACCGCCCGCCGGCCAGCAGCCCGGGACCACGGTTCTGGTGGTGGCCCACAACGCGATCCTGCGGTGCCTCGTGCTGCGGCTGCTGGGGCTGGACGCCACCGAGTTCCGCCGCCTGCGCATCGACAACGGCTCGATCTCGGTGCTCAACCTCAGCGGTGGGGCGGGGGACTCCATCGCCGTCCAGCTGGAGTCGCTGAACGGCACGGCCCACCTCGGTGAGCCCCTGCCGGCCAAGGGCCCCTGCCCGCGGCTCCTGCTGGTGCGCCATGGCGAAACCGACTGGAACCGCCAGGGCCGCTTCCAGGGCCAGATCGACATACCGCTCAATGCCAACGGTCGCGCCCAGGCGGAGGCGGCGGGAGCCTTCCTGGGACTGGTGAGCATCCAGCGGGCCTACAGCAGCGTGATGGCCCGGCCCCGCCAGACCGCCGAGGCGATCCTGGCCCTGCACCCCGGCGTGCCCCTCACCACCACCACCGGGTTGGTGGAGATCGGCCATGGGCTCTGGGAGGGACGGCTCGAGGATGAGATTGAAGCCGGCTGGCCCCAGCTGCTGGCCGACTGGAAACGGGAGCCCCACACCGTGCAGATGCCCGAAGGCGAAACCCTGCAGCAGGTCTGGGACCGCTCCGTGGCCACCTGGAGCACCATCGTGCGCAGTCTCGCGGCCGAGGAGACGGCCATGGTGGTGGCCCATGACGCCGTGAACAAGACCATCCTCTGCGCCCTGCTGGGGCTTCAGCCCGCCGACATCTGGACCATCAAGCAGGGCAACGGCGGGGTCACGGTGATCGACTATCCCTTCGGCATCGAGGGCATCCCAGTGGTCACCGCCCTCAATCTCACCCCGCACCTCGGTGGCGTGCTTGACCGCACTGCGGCTGGGGCGTTGTAG